From a single Collibacillus ludicampi genomic region:
- the ribD gene encoding bifunctional diaminohydroxyphosphoribosylaminopyrimidine deaminase/5-amino-6-(5-phosphoribosylamino)uracil reductase RibD — translation MTDREYMELALTIARSTRGRTWPNPMVGAVVVNDGNIVGMGAHLRAGTPHAEVHALEMAGEAARGGTLYVTLEPCSHYGRTPPCADRVIESGVKRVVIAMLDPNPRVSGRGVERLRNAGIEIEVGLCEEESRQMNEVFVHYITTRRPFVIMKTAMTLDGKIATASGDSRWVTGDLARLEVHRLRDRVDAILVGIGTVLEDDPELTTRLPEGGKNPLRVIVDTSLRIPDEARVLDTKTARTVIACGEDADDSRERMLREKGVEIIRMPVVDGKVNLKALMEELGRREIASILVEGGAEINGSLLSAGLIDQVMTFIAPKLIGGTGPTPIGGKGFSRMQDALELERVRVERFGEDVAVIGYPRKG, via the coding sequence TTGACTGACCGGGAGTATATGGAACTGGCGCTGACGATCGCCCGCTCGACCCGAGGAAGAACATGGCCCAATCCTATGGTGGGAGCGGTCGTGGTGAACGACGGAAACATCGTGGGAATGGGTGCCCATCTACGAGCAGGAACCCCGCATGCGGAAGTCCATGCTTTGGAGATGGCAGGAGAAGCGGCGCGCGGGGGAACACTCTATGTGACGCTTGAGCCATGCAGCCATTACGGGAGGACTCCTCCTTGTGCAGACAGGGTCATCGAATCCGGAGTCAAGAGGGTCGTTATCGCCATGCTTGATCCCAATCCGCGAGTTTCCGGACGGGGTGTGGAAAGACTACGCAATGCCGGCATCGAAATTGAGGTGGGGCTGTGTGAAGAAGAATCACGCCAAATGAACGAAGTATTCGTTCACTATATCACCACGCGCCGGCCGTTCGTCATCATGAAAACGGCCATGACGTTAGATGGAAAAATCGCGACCGCCAGCGGGGACAGCCGCTGGGTAACAGGAGATTTGGCGCGACTGGAGGTACATCGATTGCGTGATCGTGTCGATGCGATACTCGTTGGCATAGGAACTGTCCTGGAGGATGACCCTGAGCTGACCACCCGATTACCTGAAGGAGGAAAGAATCCCTTGCGCGTGATCGTCGATACAAGTCTACGCATTCCGGACGAGGCACGCGTTCTCGATACGAAGACAGCACGTACGGTGATCGCTTGCGGTGAAGATGCCGACGATTCCCGCGAGCGAATGCTGCGAGAAAAAGGCGTGGAAATCATTCGTATGCCTGTAGTGGACGGTAAGGTGAATCTGAAGGCGCTTATGGAAGAGCTTGGGCGGCGTGAGATCGCCAGCATTCTTGTTGAAGGGGGAGCGGAGATCAACGGATCTCTCCTTTCCGCAGGGTTGATCGATCAAGTGATGACTTTCATAGCGCCGAAATTAATCGGGGGAACCGGTCCTACGCCCATTGGAGGAAAAGGATTTTCACGCATGCAGGATGCCTTGGAGTTGGAGCGCGTACGAGTGGAACGCTTTGGGGAAGATGTGGCTGTGATCGGCTATCCGAGGAAGGGATGA
- a CDS encoding D-alanyl-D-alanine carboxypeptidase family protein, producing the protein MWIRYIFVLILSVQLLLVNVWPHVAHASTEEPEIQADSGVLMDMKTGQVLWSKNPEKHHYPASITKILTAILALENSKLDEPVRTSQLATEQEGNRVYLVEGEEEPMKEMLYGLLLNSGNDAAVAIAEHVAGTEENFANMMNEKARDIGATHSHFVTPNGLHDPDHYTTAQDMALIARYAMQNETFRQIVSTKYYPWKGKQWQSELVNLNKILWTYDGANGIKTGFTDQAHQTIVASAKRGDQEFLVCLMYGLTQQSIRDDASKLLDYGFNNFTTRTIAKKGESVTRITYKDDVDTDVLIGNDVTYTFRKDESAPVERVLHIQKPVPPFSHGTVLGTIEFEQAGKVIASAPLVAAKDVPKLHSAWLYVLPAFPLFLFGWIWYRLRLRTFRSKRIQNQNYYQKSFRSTSNEANSGS; encoded by the coding sequence GTGTGGATACGATATATCTTCGTTCTGATCTTGTCTGTGCAACTATTGCTCGTAAACGTTTGGCCCCACGTTGCTCATGCCAGCACCGAAGAACCGGAGATACAAGCTGATTCCGGCGTGCTCATGGATATGAAGACGGGTCAGGTTCTCTGGTCGAAAAATCCGGAAAAACATCACTATCCTGCATCGATCACAAAGATTCTCACCGCGATTCTCGCGTTGGAAAATTCGAAGCTGGACGAGCCTGTCCGTACGTCTCAACTCGCGACCGAGCAGGAAGGAAATCGAGTGTATTTGGTAGAAGGCGAAGAGGAACCAATGAAGGAGATGTTATACGGCCTTCTGCTCAATTCGGGGAACGACGCAGCTGTGGCGATTGCAGAACACGTAGCGGGAACTGAAGAAAACTTTGCCAACATGATGAACGAGAAGGCGAGAGACATCGGAGCGACTCACAGCCATTTTGTCACGCCCAATGGCCTGCATGATCCCGATCATTATACGACTGCGCAAGATATGGCGTTGATCGCACGTTACGCAATGCAAAACGAAACATTCCGGCAAATCGTCTCCACGAAATATTATCCATGGAAAGGAAAGCAATGGCAATCGGAACTTGTCAATTTGAATAAAATCTTGTGGACGTACGATGGAGCAAACGGTATTAAAACGGGTTTCACCGATCAAGCCCACCAAACGATCGTTGCTTCCGCAAAACGCGGCGACCAGGAGTTTCTTGTGTGTCTGATGTACGGATTGACCCAGCAATCGATCCGCGACGATGCATCGAAACTGCTGGATTATGGTTTTAACAATTTCACGACGCGGACGATCGCCAAAAAAGGGGAATCGGTCACCCGTATCACCTATAAAGACGACGTTGATACCGATGTGCTTATCGGTAATGATGTCACGTATACATTTCGCAAAGATGAGAGCGCTCCCGTAGAACGGGTGCTCCATATACAGAAACCGGTTCCTCCTTTTTCGCATGGAACCGTTCTCGGCACAATCGAGTTCGAACAAGCGGGAAAAGTTATCGCTTCCGCGCCCCTTGTTGCAGCCAAAGATGTTCCAAAGTTACATTCCGCTTGGCTCTACGTTCTGCCAGCATTCCCCTTGTTTTTGTTCGGATGGATATGGTACCGCTTGCGACTGAGGACATTTCGATCTAAACGCATTCAAAATCAGAATTACTATCAAAAAAGCTTCCGAAGCACTTCCAACGAAGCCAATAGCGGATCATAG
- the lysA gene encoding diaminopimelate decarboxylase gives MHLHGTSRINQKGHLEIGGCDTVDLARQFGTPLYIYDEALIRHTIREFRDAFEKCGLPYQIAYASKAFCTMAMCQLAAEEGCSLDVVSSGELYTALKADFPAERIHFHGNNKTPDEIGFALEAGIGAFVVDNFHELSLLSALAKEKGERANVLLRITPGVEAHTHEYISTGQQDSKFGFDIDSGMAKEAIRQALSLEGIHLEGLHSHIGSQIFETEGFVIAIQRVADLYEWAVRESGAKLRVLNVGGGFGIRYTEADTPLRPAAYVEAICDAVKSEFTLRSLPFPEIVIEPGRSIVGAAGTTLYTIGSIKEIPGIRKYVSVDGGMTDNPRPALYQAVHEACIANRAQEDPTEVVSIAGKCCESGDMLIWDLPLPSVRPNDLLAVSCTGAYNYSMANNYNRIPRPAVVFVCDGEADLVVERETFEDLVKNDRIPERLQASVKVLKGRV, from the coding sequence ATGCACCTACACGGAACGAGTCGTATCAACCAAAAGGGTCATCTGGAAATCGGCGGATGTGATACCGTAGACTTGGCACGCCAGTTTGGAACGCCGCTTTACATTTATGATGAAGCGTTGATCCGCCACACGATCCGCGAGTTTCGCGATGCGTTTGAAAAATGCGGCTTGCCCTATCAGATCGCTTACGCTTCGAAAGCGTTTTGCACAATGGCCATGTGTCAATTGGCGGCTGAAGAAGGATGTTCTTTGGATGTAGTCTCGAGCGGTGAATTGTATACGGCCCTGAAAGCGGATTTCCCGGCGGAGCGAATTCATTTTCACGGGAACAATAAAACCCCCGACGAAATCGGGTTTGCATTAGAAGCAGGGATCGGTGCGTTTGTCGTTGACAACTTTCATGAGCTGTCATTATTGAGTGCCCTCGCAAAGGAAAAAGGAGAGAGGGCGAATGTGCTATTGCGTATAACACCGGGTGTCGAAGCGCATACCCATGAATATATTTCCACAGGACAACAAGATTCTAAGTTCGGTTTTGATATCGATAGCGGTATGGCGAAGGAAGCGATTCGCCAAGCGTTATCGTTAGAAGGCATCCATCTGGAAGGACTCCATTCACATATCGGGTCACAGATTTTTGAAACGGAAGGTTTTGTGATCGCGATTCAACGGGTAGCCGATCTATATGAATGGGCGGTGCGTGAATCGGGGGCGAAGCTGAGAGTTCTGAACGTAGGTGGAGGTTTCGGGATCCGTTACACGGAGGCAGATACACCGCTAAGACCGGCGGCGTACGTCGAAGCGATCTGCGACGCGGTGAAGAGTGAATTCACACTGCGTTCCTTGCCTTTCCCAGAGATCGTCATCGAACCGGGGCGTTCGATCGTAGGAGCTGCCGGTACGACTTTGTACACGATCGGCTCGATCAAGGAAATACCGGGAATCCGCAAATATGTATCTGTGGATGGCGGAATGACAGACAATCCGCGACCTGCTCTCTATCAGGCTGTGCACGAAGCTTGTATCGCCAATAGGGCGCAAGAAGATCCAACCGAAGTGGTTTCAATCGCAGGAAAATGTTGCGAATCTGGAGACATGCTGATTTGGGATCTGCCGTTGCCTTCTGTTCGGCCGAACGATTTATTGGCTGTGTCTTGCACAGGTGCGTACAACTATTCAATGGCGAATAATTATAACCGCATTCCGCGTCCTGCAGTGGTGTTTGTGTGTGACGGAGAAGCGGATCTCGTTGTCGAAAGGGAGACGTTTGAAGATCTCGTCAAAAATGATCGGATTCCCGAGCGCTTGCAAGCGTCCGTAAAAGTATTAAAAGGTCGGGTTTAA
- a CDS encoding stage V sporulation protein AE, giving the protein MKKPKQDGKRKVIIITDGDEVARMAVEAAARQVGGRVISRSAGNPTPLNGQQLVKLIQEAKHDPVLVMFDDNGDGEESYGERALREIATHPLIEVLGAVAVASKTPYVEGTPVDFSIDNQGHILYDEVDKDGRPSHTGQLLIHGDTVDVLKELDIPIIIGMGDPGKMEGHDHVENRAPVTTAAVQEILKRSGFVSEMESQEKSY; this is encoded by the coding sequence TTGAAGAAGCCAAAACAGGACGGAAAGAGGAAGGTTATCATCATTACTGATGGAGATGAAGTCGCACGCATGGCGGTAGAAGCGGCCGCAAGACAGGTGGGTGGACGAGTGATCTCCCGCTCGGCAGGAAATCCAACGCCGCTCAATGGCCAACAATTGGTAAAACTGATTCAGGAGGCCAAGCATGACCCGGTTCTCGTCATGTTTGACGACAATGGCGACGGAGAAGAGTCATATGGAGAGCGCGCGTTGCGTGAAATTGCCACACATCCTTTAATCGAGGTCTTGGGAGCCGTAGCGGTAGCTTCCAAGACTCCCTATGTTGAGGGAACACCCGTCGACTTTTCGATCGATAACCAGGGGCATATTCTCTATGATGAAGTGGATAAAGATGGACGTCCATCACATACCGGGCAGTTGCTTATTCATGGGGATACGGTGGATGTTTTAAAGGAATTGGATATTCCCATTATCATTGGAATGGGGGATCCGGGGAAAATGGAAGGGCATGACCATGTAGAGAATCGTGCGCCGGTCACTACTGCAGCTGTCCAGGAGATTCTGAAGCGAAGTGGATTCGTATCGGAGATGGAATCGCAAGAAAAATCTTACTAA
- the spoVAE gene encoding stage V sporulation protein AE, which yields MIFLWAFVVGGLICLIGQLLMDLTKLTPAHVMTILVVSGAVLDGLGLYEPLIKFAGAGASVPITSFGNSLVHGAMTEAKTHGFVGIITGIFEVTSAGISAAIIFSFLASLVFRARG from the coding sequence ATGATTTTCTTGTGGGCGTTTGTTGTCGGGGGATTGATTTGTTTGATCGGGCAGCTCTTAATGGATCTGACGAAATTGACACCCGCACATGTGATGACCATTCTGGTCGTTTCCGGGGCCGTTCTCGATGGGCTCGGACTGTATGAACCGCTGATTAAGTTTGCTGGAGCGGGTGCGTCTGTACCGATCACGAGCTTCGGGAATTCGCTCGTTCACGGTGCCATGACGGAAGCGAAAACGCATGGTTTCGTCGGGATTATCACCGGCATATTTGAAGTTACGAGTGCGGGGATCTCGGCGGCGATCATCTTTTCATTTTTGGCATCGCTGGTATTTCGCGCGCGCGGGTAA
- the spoVAD gene encoding stage V sporulation protein AD, with protein MPLVGKQTWRFPSTPRILSAASVVGNKEGQGPLGNDFDIVHKDPYVGTDSWEKAERKLTEEACEEAMRKAGLKSQDIDLVIAGDLLNQLITSSFAARTLAMPFLGIFGACSTSMQGLALAALLVDSGFAHKVIAATSSHNSTAERQFRFPTEYGGQKPPTAHCTVTGSGAALIGKNGSALKITHATIGKVIDLGVKNPWEMGAAMAPAAVDTITAHFRDTGRTLDDYDLILTGDLGRVGHSIAKQLLEQQGHQAGDKFHDCGVLIYYPDQEEVFSGGSGCACCAVVTYGHILKRMERGELKRVLVTATGALLSPTSTQQGESIPCIAHTVAIEMEDDMR; from the coding sequence ATGCCACTAGTGGGGAAGCAAACGTGGAGGTTTCCGTCCACTCCGAGGATTTTGTCTGCAGCATCCGTTGTGGGCAACAAGGAAGGGCAAGGGCCACTAGGCAACGATTTCGATATCGTACATAAGGATCCGTATGTCGGCACCGACAGTTGGGAAAAGGCGGAACGGAAGCTCACGGAAGAAGCGTGTGAAGAAGCCATGCGCAAGGCGGGGCTCAAAAGCCAAGATATTGACTTGGTCATTGCGGGTGATCTGTTAAATCAGCTCATTACCTCCAGTTTCGCGGCACGAACGCTCGCCATGCCGTTTCTCGGGATCTTTGGCGCATGTTCGACATCCATGCAAGGACTGGCATTGGCCGCGCTTCTGGTGGATAGCGGATTTGCCCACAAAGTCATCGCCGCGACATCGAGCCATAACTCAACGGCAGAACGGCAATTCCGCTTTCCGACCGAGTATGGTGGACAAAAGCCTCCGACGGCCCATTGTACAGTGACGGGAAGCGGCGCTGCTTTGATAGGGAAAAACGGATCGGCGTTAAAAATCACACATGCAACTATCGGTAAGGTAATAGATCTTGGCGTGAAAAACCCGTGGGAAATGGGAGCAGCCATGGCTCCCGCGGCTGTTGATACGATTACGGCTCATTTTCGAGATACGGGGCGTACGCTTGATGATTACGATCTAATTCTCACAGGCGATTTGGGCCGGGTGGGACATTCGATCGCCAAACAATTATTAGAGCAACAAGGACACCAAGCAGGTGATAAATTCCATGATTGCGGGGTTCTCATCTATTATCCCGATCAAGAAGAAGTGTTCTCCGGTGGCAGCGGATGTGCTTGTTGCGCTGTAGTTACATACGGTCATATCTTGAAGCGAATGGAACGAGGAGAATTAAAACGCGTGTTGGTGACGGCTACGGGAGCACTTCTTTCTCCCACTTCTACGCAGCAAGGGGAAAGCATCCCTTGCATCGCACATACTGTTGCCATTGAAATGGAGGATGATATGCGATGA
- the spoVAC gene encoding stage V sporulation protein AC, producing the protein MIKTGAKEAYEYQRLTKKHTPRKPFLKNSVRAFLAGGTICLLGQVIQSFFMRFGFNERTAANPTVATLIFISVLLTGFGVYDRFAQWAGAGSAVPVTGFANAMASAALEYKSEGYVLGVGGNMFKVSGPVIVFGVTAAFVVALVRKLFEMI; encoded by the coding sequence ATGATCAAAACAGGAGCGAAAGAAGCGTATGAGTATCAACGGTTAACAAAGAAACATACGCCGCGGAAACCGTTTTTGAAGAATTCTGTTCGCGCTTTTTTGGCAGGTGGAACCATTTGTTTATTAGGACAAGTGATTCAATCTTTTTTTATGCGTTTTGGATTTAATGAACGCACAGCCGCCAATCCGACAGTGGCCACATTGATTTTTATCAGTGTTCTATTAACAGGGTTTGGCGTATATGATCGTTTCGCACAATGGGCGGGAGCAGGTTCCGCCGTTCCTGTTACAGGTTTTGCAAACGCGATGGCGTCTGCCGCGCTCGAATACAAATCGGAAGGGTATGTTCTCGGCGTGGGAGGGAACATGTTCAAAGTGTCTGGGCCTGTCATCGTATTCGGAGTGACCGCTGCATTTGTGGTTGCGCTCGTACGTAAACTTTTTGAAATGATTTAG
- the sigF gene encoding RNA polymerase sporulation sigma factor SigF: MERNVTPTHQKYSDEQVKELIARSQAGDVEARERLVLSNQRLVWSVVQRFLNRGYEADDLFQIGCIGLMKAIDKFDLNYDVRFSTYAVPMIIGEIQRFLRDDSTVKISRSLKEQARQIRRTRDELSKKLGRQPHVNEVAEALGIEPAEVVFAQEAMRQPSSIHETVFENDGDPIYLMDQIADENQEKWFDRMSLHDALSRLPERERLIVFLRFFKDKTQAEVAEVLGISQVQVSRLEKKILQNIRDQLD, from the coding sequence ATGGAAAGGAATGTGACACCGACTCATCAAAAATATTCGGACGAACAAGTGAAAGAATTGATCGCCCGCAGCCAAGCAGGTGATGTTGAAGCGCGAGAACGCCTGGTACTTAGCAATCAACGGCTCGTATGGTCTGTCGTGCAACGTTTTCTCAATCGTGGATATGAAGCGGATGATCTCTTTCAAATCGGTTGTATCGGACTCATGAAGGCGATCGACAAGTTCGACCTGAATTACGATGTGCGTTTTTCCACTTATGCCGTGCCGATGATCATCGGGGAAATACAACGGTTCTTGCGCGATGATTCCACGGTAAAAATTTCCCGCTCTCTGAAGGAACAAGCGCGCCAAATCAGGCGAACGCGCGACGAATTATCGAAGAAGTTGGGCAGGCAGCCACATGTGAATGAAGTGGCGGAAGCGCTTGGCATTGAACCCGCTGAGGTCGTTTTCGCTCAGGAAGCCATGCGGCAACCTTCCTCGATCCATGAGACTGTATTCGAGAATGATGGAGATCCCATCTATCTGATGGATCAAATCGCCGATGAAAACCAAGAGAAATGGTTCGACCGCATGTCTTTGCATGACGCATTATCGCGTCTTCCCGAACGGGAACGATTGATTGTTTTTCTGCGCTTTTTCAAAGACAAGACGCAAGCGGAAGTTGCTGAGGTTCTCGGGATCTCCCAGGTGCAAGTGTCCCGCTTAGAGAAAAAAATATTGCAGAATATCCGGGATCAATTAGATTGA
- the spoIIAB gene encoding anti-sigma F factor — MSTHNEMHLCFSSKSENESFARVAVAAFVSQLDPTMEELTEIKTVVSEAVTNAIIHGYENQEGMVNIHCIIKDTMVELIIEDEGVGIDDVELARQPLFTSKPELERSGMGFTIMENFMDQVEITSAPGKGTKVRLVKYIKSAEVTAH, encoded by the coding sequence ATGAGCACTCACAATGAAATGCATCTTTGTTTCAGTAGTAAGTCGGAAAATGAATCGTTCGCGCGTGTGGCCGTTGCGGCCTTTGTCTCGCAATTGGATCCGACGATGGAAGAGTTGACGGAAATCAAGACTGTCGTTTCTGAAGCGGTGACGAATGCGATCATTCACGGGTATGAAAATCAGGAAGGAATGGTGAACATCCACTGTATCATCAAGGATACGATGGTCGAACTGATTATTGAAGATGAAGGCGTAGGAATCGACGATGTGGAATTGGCGCGTCAACCGCTGTTTACCTCCAAACCTGAACTTGAACGTTCGGGTATGGGATTCACGATTATGGAAAACTTTATGGACCAGGTGGAAATCACTTCAGCGCCGGGAAAAGGCACCAAAGTGCGTTTGGTCAAGTATATCAAGAGTGCAGAAGTCACCGCGCACTGA
- the spoIIAA gene encoding anti-sigma F factor antagonist, translating into MSLQVQTKKIGSTLVVRLQGELDHHTAEIVRERVEGELNKDLTPHLIMNLEGLSFMDSSGLGVILGRYKRVSQMGGRMALCSVNDTLLRLFELSGIQKILRIYDSETHALAEIGEVKL; encoded by the coding sequence TTGAGTCTACAAGTGCAAACGAAAAAAATTGGATCCACGCTGGTCGTTCGTTTACAAGGGGAATTGGATCACCACACCGCCGAAATTGTACGCGAGCGGGTGGAAGGGGAATTAAATAAAGATTTGACTCCCCACCTCATCATGAACTTGGAGGGTCTTTCCTTTATGGACAGTTCCGGGCTCGGGGTAATCTTGGGACGGTATAAACGTGTTTCACAAATGGGAGGGAGAATGGCCCTTTGCTCTGTCAATGACACGTTGTTGCGATTATTTGAATTATCGGGTATTCAAAAGATTTTACGAATCTATGACAGTGAAACTCATGCCTTGGCAGAAATAGGGGAGGTGAAATTATGA
- a CDS encoding D-alanyl-D-alanine carboxypeptidase family protein, whose amino-acid sequence MLKSVVLIFMLLLSSVISIPSTWAAEHRPKGKAEQKAGVDLAKSAVSAVVMDAATGQVLFEKNMHEKLPPASITKIMSMLLIMEALESGRIKLTDRVRASEHAASMGGSQIFLEPGEQMTVDEMMKGIAVASANDATVAMAEHIAGSEEEFVKMMNERAEQLGLKNTHFKNSNGLPVAGHYTSAYDIALMSRELLKHEQILKWTSIYSDYLRKDSEKPFWLVNTNKLIRYYPGMDGLKTGFTGEAKYCLSATAKRGDFRVITVVMGEPTSPQRNAEISQMMDWAFSQFTSKTFYKAGQVVEKVKLDKGNEPSVQLVAADTLGVVMKKGEKSDAYTKQITFKECKAPVKKGQVLGAVVIYKDGKEVGRTSIVAANDIGKAGFWKMFKRTVDSWLTFGQAS is encoded by the coding sequence ATGCTCAAATCCGTTGTCCTTATTTTTATGTTGCTCCTGTCTTCCGTAATATCGATTCCGAGTACGTGGGCTGCCGAACACAGACCTAAGGGAAAAGCCGAGCAGAAAGCGGGAGTGGATTTAGCCAAAAGTGCGGTCTCCGCAGTCGTTATGGATGCGGCGACCGGACAGGTACTCTTTGAAAAAAACATGCACGAAAAGTTGCCTCCCGCCTCCATAACCAAAATCATGTCCATGCTTTTGATCATGGAAGCACTTGAAAGCGGTAGGATCAAATTAACTGACAGGGTGCGTGCGAGTGAACATGCCGCCAGCATGGGTGGATCGCAGATCTTTCTCGAGCCGGGTGAACAAATGACGGTGGATGAGATGATGAAAGGCATCGCCGTCGCCTCAGCCAATGATGCGACTGTCGCAATGGCTGAACATATCGCCGGGTCGGAAGAGGAATTTGTAAAAATGATGAACGAAAGAGCGGAACAATTGGGCTTAAAGAACACCCATTTTAAGAATTCGAACGGACTTCCTGTCGCTGGTCATTACACCTCCGCTTACGATATTGCGCTCATGTCGCGTGAATTGTTAAAACATGAACAGATATTGAAGTGGACGTCGATCTACAGCGATTATCTGCGCAAAGACAGCGAAAAACCTTTTTGGTTGGTGAACACCAACAAGTTGATCCGTTACTATCCGGGAATGGACGGATTGAAAACAGGTTTTACGGGCGAGGCGAAATACTGTCTGTCGGCAACGGCGAAACGAGGCGATTTTCGCGTGATCACAGTGGTCATGGGAGAACCGACTTCCCCTCAGCGAAACGCGGAAATCTCGCAAATGATGGATTGGGCATTCTCCCAGTTTACCAGCAAAACGTTCTACAAAGCCGGTCAAGTCGTTGAAAAGGTGAAGCTGGACAAAGGCAACGAACCGAGTGTACAGTTAGTCGCGGCCGATACACTGGGAGTTGTGATGAAAAAAGGCGAGAAATCGGACGCCTACACGAAACAGATTACGTTCAAAGAATGTAAGGCTCCCGTGAAAAAGGGGCAAGTATTAGGGGCGGTCGTCATATACAAAGACGGAAAAGAAGTGGGACGCACGAGTATCGTGGCAGCTAATGACATCGGCAAAGCGGGCTTTTGGAAGATGTTTAAACGAACGGTGGATAGTTGGTTGACATTCGGTCAAGCATCGTGA
- a CDS encoding pyrimidine-nucleoside phosphorylase has protein sequence MRMYDIIRKKRDGEELTKEEIEFAIQGYVNGSIPDYQMSAWAMAVFLRGMTDRETADLTMAIVHTGEILDLSAIAGTKVDKHSTGGVGDKTSLVLAPLVAAAGVPVAKMSGRGLGHTGGTIDKLESIPGFSVELSQTDFIEQVNRIKMALIGQTGNLAPADKKLYALRDVTATVDTIPLIASSIMSKKIAAGADAIVLDVKTGAGAFMKTLEGSFALARAMVKIGAAVGRKTVAIVSDMDQPLGFAVGNSLEVKEAIDTLRGEGPEDLTELCLVLGSHMLMLAGAASDSQRAREQLQELIHSGKGLETFKRFVEAQGGDSRIIDDTRLLPQAKKQIPVYAQEDGYVAKIHAEEVGTCAMLLGAGRETKESTIDLAVGIVLTKKVGDPVRKGDTLCVLHVNDETRLDEVKKRMSQSIQITSERLQKQPFIYGVVTDEREERYV, from the coding sequence ATGCGTATGTATGACATCATTCGCAAGAAGCGTGACGGAGAGGAATTAACGAAAGAGGAAATCGAGTTTGCCATTCAAGGGTACGTGAATGGTTCCATTCCCGATTATCAAATGTCTGCATGGGCGATGGCCGTTTTCTTACGAGGGATGACCGACCGTGAAACGGCCGATCTCACCATGGCGATCGTACATACGGGTGAGATCCTGGATTTATCTGCGATCGCAGGAACGAAAGTGGATAAGCATTCGACAGGAGGTGTAGGGGATAAAACCAGTCTGGTTTTGGCTCCTCTCGTGGCAGCTGCGGGTGTACCGGTCGCAAAAATGTCTGGGCGCGGATTAGGGCATACGGGAGGAACGATCGATAAACTGGAGTCAATTCCGGGGTTTTCTGTTGAACTCAGTCAAACGGACTTCATCGAACAAGTGAACCGAATCAAAATGGCTCTCATCGGTCAGACAGGCAATCTCGCTCCCGCTGACAAAAAGCTATATGCATTACGGGACGTGACGGCCACCGTCGATACGATTCCTCTGATCGCCAGCTCGATCATGAGCAAGAAAATCGCCGCAGGGGCGGACGCGATCGTGCTCGATGTGAAAACGGGAGCAGGAGCGTTCATGAAGACGCTTGAAGGGTCGTTCGCATTGGCACGCGCCATGGTGAAAATCGGAGCGGCAGTCGGAAGAAAAACGGTTGCGATCGTTTCCGATATGGATCAGCCGCTCGGATTCGCCGTCGGTAACTCCCTTGAAGTAAAAGAAGCTATCGATACGTTGCGTGGGGAAGGTCCGGAAGATCTCACGGAACTCTGTCTAGTCCTCGGGTCGCACATGTTGATGTTGGCAGGCGCCGCATCCGACTCGCAAAGGGCGAGAGAACAGTTGCAAGAATTAATCCACTCCGGAAAAGGGCTGGAGACGTTCAAACGTTTCGTGGAAGCGCAAGGCGGGGATTCGCGCATCATCGATGATACGCGATTGTTGCCTCAAGCAAAGAAACAGATTCCCGTGTATGCACAAGAGGATGGCTATGTAGCGAAGATCCATGCGGAAGAAGTCGGCACATGTGCCATGCTTTTAGGGGCCGGACGGGAAACCAAAGAGTCCACAATCGACCTCGCGGTGGGAATCGTGTTGACGAAAAAAGTCGGGGATCCGGTAAGAAAAGGTGACACTTTATGCGTGTTGCATGTGAATGACGAAACCCGCCTCGACGAGGTGAAAAAGAGAATGTCTCAGTCCATCCAAATCACCAGTGAAAGACTGCAGAAACAACCCTTTATTTACGGTGTAGTCACAGACGAGAGAGAAGAACGTTACGTGTAA